Below is a window of Tolypothrix bouteillei VB521301 DNA.
NNNNNNNNGAGATAATAGCTCAAAAACTCTTATACGTATTTTTCTAGTAACGTTAGTTAGTTTCACACTCGCTCAGGTATTAGGACGAAAGTTGCCTTATCTTAAGGAAGAAAGTGTTAAAGCTTATCTTAAGCTAGCTTCAGTTTTTATATTTGGTTTTGCGACCTTAAACAGACTTACAGAAATCAAATATTTTGATGGAACTGGATGGCTTGATAAAACCAACACATCATTTTTTAAGCTTCTTTACTTTACTGGTTTTGGATTAGGTATATTTGCTTTATCTTTAGATAACTCTATCCAAAACTCAATAAGTGCAATCTGCCACAACCTATGTACACTTTGGAACTCAATACCGTGTAACGAATTTACAGTTAGGTGCGATCGCTGATGACCCTGATGTGACTTTTATAGATTTAAAAGAATTTGGTTTAATCTGTACACTAACTTATTAAGATGCGCCAAACAACTCTAAAAACTCATCTACTACTTCATCGGCATTGTTTAAACACTCTGTTGCACTAAAACGAGTAGATTTGATTCCTTCTCTATCAAATAATCGGTCTCTTTGGTAGTCTTCAGAAGGTCGCTGATGGAATTCCCACCCGTCTACTTCAAGAATTCTAGGGGAACCTTTATAAAAAACTAGAAAATCTGTCTCTTTAGTTTCTATACAATTTATCCTATTACGGATTCTACATTTAGCATTAACAAAGAAAAGAACACGTCTTTTCTCTAAAGCTTTAGCAATTTCAAACTCAGCCTGAGAACGAAAGTTTAAACCATTCTCTGAGTGGTAGTAATCAGACCTAGAATTATTTGAGACAGATTTTTTTGGCAGAACTAATCCCATCTCACCGCTTATTTGTTTATAAGCGTTAGTTAACTTTTCTGCCCAAGATGCATCAACCCGAATCTCCCATAAATGCTGAGTCCCCGAACCATCTGGTTGACCTTTGTAAGTTAGAGTTATACCTTGAGGAAAAGAATAGAACCCTGGTTTTCTGACATTTGCAGTTAACCAATCGGAAGACCATTCTGTAGTAGGCATTATTTTACTCAACATTTTGAGCATTTGGTAAGTTCTCAACTCGTACACAAGAGTTGGAGATTCTAAGTTACTTAACGAAGTGGTTCTTTTGCTTAATTCTATACTGGTACTTTTAGTACTATTATCACTTGATGGCTCAACCTGTTGCTTCTGTTGGTTTAATTTAGCAATCGCTTCTACAAGTGTTTTTCCAGAAGACTTAGGAACATCGCGCACTGGTGTCTCTGAATCTTTTTTAATGCTAGCAAGCAATTCCACAAGTCCAGGCTTCTTGGGCTTAACTCCAGTCACTCTACTCGTTCTCCTAATAAATTAATGTTTACGGTAGAATTACCCAGGCAAAATAATCTAATTTAAAGAATGATAGCTCTCTACTATATAATATTTATACTGCTAATCAATATCATTTACTGACATAAAATAAAAATCAACAATCCAGAATTGTTTTCTAGAGTAAGTGCGACCACCTCCAATATTCCTCAAATAATGAAAATTGTTTTTCTACTTTTAGTTAATAATTTTACAAGTCATTTATTGTAGTATATATTTACTATAATAAAGGATTTTCTCATGCTAAGAGCAAGGGATTTATCTCTCATTAAAGAGATTTTTCTACAAGTAGAGAACTCTGCATCAGGGAGTAGAAGAATTACAAACCTCAACATAAAAGGTTTTGATGAGCCTACTATTATCGATCGTGTTGATTTATTAATTGAATGGAACTACTTAAAAGGATACGTAAATAAAACTTTGCTTGGTATTACGGGATACGGTATAGATGGAATCACAATGAGTGGGTACGATTATTTGGACAAAATTAGGTGATAGTTGCTTAGCCGAAAGTTTCTGCTAGGTGTACGATCGCTTCTCTCTGAAATTTAAGAACTCCTTGTACAAAGCCAACCCCGAATGGACTGGGGTCGGCTTAACTTTTTTCTAAAGTCTTGTTAGGTGCGATCGCTGATTTCTCTGAGATAACTTTTATAGTTTAAAGACACAGCTCTCTCAGAGTTTATGATATGCTGGTATTCATAGTGAAGTTCTCACAAAGGCACTAGCCCTCATTCTATTGGCTTAGAAGGAGAGCTTTATTATGGCTATACTATTAATACCCTACAAGGAGGGTTTACATGGCTGACCTAATTAAGGTCTTGCTACGAGTTCTTAAATCTCGTAGTGCTTTTTGGAGGTTTGTTGTCATCCTTTGCTTGGTTCTGACAACTATATCCGTTCTAACAACACTAATTTTAATTGTGTTGTTTACATTGGGTAAGTTCTAAACTTACGTTTCTTTTATCATCCCAGACTACCGATCAAGAGTTATTCGCAGTAACTCTTGGTCTTTCTTAACCAAACTTAAGCAATACCGAGTACAGTATATGTGTCTCAGCTTGTTTTATCTTATCTTGGAATATCTTATCTGTGGGTGATGAATACAGAATAACACAAAAAAGATGAAATAGAAAATAGCAGCTATTTTGAAAACTGAGTTTTCAAAAGATGGAATACAAACCTTACAGAGACCGTACTCCAATTCACTTTACCTACTTAACACTCTGATTAGTAATATAAGGCAAAATAATTAATCTACTAATTTTTTATAACTTCCACTTAATACTCGTAGATTAGACGCTACTAAGTGCGATCGCACATGCGTAAGTTTTAACTAATGGCAAACCTATGATAGTTCATTTTCGTAAAATATCTCACATTGCCAGATACCCAACTTCTGTAAGTATTTAAGATATTCTGAGTTAATCATTGTTATCTCCCTTGGTTTCAATAGATACGTAATGAATTTTTCAGTAAATTCTTCAACAGTACTTGGTGGATGTGAAAGGTTTAGATTAAGAACGAACTCATGAATAGTTTTAGCTTGAGATTGTTCAAGGAAGTGACTTGTTTAGGGGTATATGATGGAGTACTAGCTGGTGCTAATAGTGGCTTTTTGTCTGATTGACTAGGTTCAAGATACTCTGGGGCATACTTATCTAAGTAATCCATCGCATCATCAGATATAGATAATTCTTCTTCTAAAGCATAAGTTAGCTCCTGCATTACTCCTTCGTGACCAATCTGCCTTGCGTATGACCTGAAGTTGCTACCTTCGAGAACGTGTGCCAAACATTTCTTCTTGACTGCTGCCAAATTACGTTTCTTCTCCCTACCTTTTTCAAAAGCAGAATAGATTACATACGCAGCTACTAGTCCACCAGTTACTGGTCCTGCCATCATTCCAAAAGCAGCGGCAGCAGCAAAACCACCAAATACGTGTATTTGTAGATTATCGGAACCTACTTGCTGCAACGCTAGCTCAGACCATTCTTCGTTATCTTTGTGAAAGCTTTCTAAATTAAAATTAGTCATAATTAAAAACGATTGTGTTTGAATGGCGTACCTCCTAAGATGCACATTTTATAA
It encodes the following:
- a CDS encoding DUF559 domain-containing protein codes for the protein MTGVKPKKPGLVELLASIKKDSETPVRDVPKSSGKTLVEAIAKLNQQKQQVEPSSDNSTKSTSIELSKRTTSLSNLESPTLVYELRTYQMLKMLSKIMPTTEWSSDWLTANVRKPGFYSFPQGITLTYKGQPDGSGTQHLWEIRVDASWAEKLTNAYKQISGEMGLVLPKKSVSNNSRSDYYHSENGLNFRSQAEFEIAKALEKRRVLFFVNAKCRIRNRINCIETKETDFLVFYKGSPRILEVDGWEFHQRPSEDYQRDRLFDREGIKSTRFSATECLNNADEVVDEFLELFGAS
- a CDS encoding DUF2513 domain-containing protein gives rise to the protein MLRARDLSLIKEIFLQVENSASGSRRITNLNIKGFDEPTIIDRVDLLIEWNYLKGYVNKTLLGITGYGIDGITMSGYDYLDKIR